The DNA window CGCCGCGGCGCCGAGGGCGGTGCCCACGGCTCCCGAGGCGAGGAGGGAACGGCGGGGCAGGGCGGTGGTCATGGGGACTCCTTCGTCCGCGGGATTCCGAGGGGCGGCCGACGGGACAGCGCATGCCGCCCGCTCAGATTAGGGAGGGGTCACTATTGCGTCAAGGCTCTGACCACCACCCGGATGCCGCGGCCTGCCGTCCCCGAGCCCCGGGGTCCGAGGGCCGACGGTTCGGGGGATAGCCCCCCAGCCGATGCTCGGGGCCCCGCGATAGCCTGGATGCCCCGACCACAGGGAGGTCCGGTCCCATGAACGCCCAGAACCGTCCGTCCCGGCAGCAGCAGCCGCTGCGCCGCGGAGCACCCTCGCGCCGCGGCCCCGGAGGCCCGCGTGGCACGGGAGCGCCCTGGGCGACGACGTCGACGTCCTGGCGGACCGGCCGGGACCCGCTCGAGGGCACGATCCATGCCCCGCGCTCCCAGGCGATCTCCGCACCCCGCCGCCGGGGTCGCTGGCTCACCACGGGTGTGCCCGTCGTGCTCGCCGGGATGCTCGGGATCAGCAGCTTCATCCTCCTCGGCGTGAGCAGCCTGATGGGCGGCGCCGGGCTCCTCGAGCCGCTCCTGGCCGGGCTCGGCATCGCCGCGGTCACCGGCGGCGGCGCCGCGATCCTGCTGCGGAACCGTCGGCCGCGACCCGTGCGGCTGGGCCGCCCCTCCCCCGAGGTCCCCGCCGGGACCCGCGCGATGTTCGAGAAGATCGTCAAGGACTCCCGCCAGCAGAGCCGCCGGCTCCAGCGGATGCAGCGCCGTGCCCGCGGCCCGGCCGTGAAGCAGATCCTTCACCGCGCCGAGACCCTGCTGCTGCGCATCGACACCCTGCTGGGCTCGCCCGAACTCCAGACCCGCCGCGCCTCCGACGCCGACGTGATGCTGCTCGAGGGGATGGCGGACCGCTACGTCCCCGACCTCGTCGACGCGCTCGAGAACACCGTCGGTTTCCTCGCCCCCACCACCACGGAGGAGGCACGGGCGCGAGCGATCCAGAACCTGCACAGCATCGACGAGCAGCTGGTGGTGCTCGGCGGGAGCCTCGATCAGCTCGAGAACGACCTGGTCGGCGGGGTCACCCGCTCGCTGGACGTGCACTCGGAGTTCCTGCGGGCCCGCTTCTCGGAGCCCTCGGCGGATCCGCTCTTCGACCGCTGAGCCCGCACCGGGGCCGGGCGACTGCGCCCGCCGATCGCGACCTGCCGACTACGCCCCGCCGTGCCCTGCGCCGCCCTCGGCCCCGCTGAGGGACCGGGCGAGCACCCCGTCCAGATGCGCGGAGAGCGCCCGCAGCGCCCCGTCGTGGTGATGCTGGCGGACCATGTCCAGGATCTGGCCGTGCTCGTGATGGGCGATGTGTCCGTCGAAGGTCTCGGGGCCCCCGGACCAGGTCTGCCGCATGCGGTGGGAGTAGGTGCTGAGGTTCTCCACCATGGTGCGCAGGTACCGGTTGTCGGCATGGGCGAAGAACACCTGGTGGAAGGCCCAGTCGGCACGGAAGTGCTCGTTGAGCAGGGCGTAGTCGTCGCTGCCGTCCTCGCCGATGCGGGCGAGCACCTCGGCGTGGGTGCGGTGGGCCTCGTCGAGGTCGGCCACGAGCGCGTCGTGCGCGCGGAAGCTGCGTCCCAGCGCCGCCGACTCGACCACCTTGCGGGCGTCCAGGAGCTCCGTCATGTGCGCCGCGTCCAGCGGGGGCGCGACCACGTAGCCGCGCAGCGCCACGTACTCGACCAGGCCGGACCGCTCGAGGGACACCATCGCCTCGCGCACGGGAGTGGGCGAGACCTCGAGGTCACGGGCCAGCCCGTCGATGCTGAGCCGCGAACCGGGCGCCCACTGCGACTCGAGCAGACGCTGGAGGATCAGCTCCTCGACCTCGGCGCGGAGCACCTGTCGTCGCACGGCCATCTCGGCACTCTCTCTCTTCCCCGGGGACACCGTCCTCCCGAGGGATCGGGCAACGTCTCGAGCCACCCTATAGGAAGTGGTCCTCTCGGGGCGGGGACTCGGCAGGACCGTGCCGGGCGGGGAGCCGCGGCGCCGGAGCGCCGCGGATCTCCCCGATGACCTGCCCGCTCAGACCTCGGCGAGCGCGACCGGCTGCCCGGTGCGCACGGACTCCTGCGCGGCGGCGACCACGCGCACGGTGCGCAGGCCCACGGCGCCGGTGGGGTCCACGGCGCGGCCGTCCCGCACGGCGGCGAGGAAGGCCTCGACCAGCTCGCCGTCCAGATCGCTGCCGTAGGGCAGCCACTGGCCGGGCCCGCCCACGTGCTGGGCGAAGGCGTCGATCTGGAGCTGCCCGCCGGTGCCGAGCGCCTGCAGCCGCAGTCCGCCCCAGGTGGCGGCGTCGTTCGGGAGGGACCAGGAGCAGTCGATGGTCGCCACGATGCCCGAGTCATAGGTCAAGGTGACCAGGCCGCCGGTCTCGGCTCCCTCCCCCGCCCGATCGGCGTGGAGGATCCGGTTGGTGGTGGCGTGCACGGTCGCCGGGGCGCCCAGGACCGAGTCGAGGATCTCGGCGAGGTGGACGGTGTGGTCCACCATCGCGCCGCCACCGGCGAGGGCCACGTCGGTGAACCAGTCGCGGGCGGTGGGCAGCTTGCCGTTGTTGGTGCCGGTCAGGCCGATCACCTCGCCGAGGGCGCCGTCGGCCACCGCGGTGCGCAGGGCGCCGACGGCGGGCGAGAAGTGCACCGGGAAGGCGGTCATCAGCACCACGCCCGCCTCGCGGCAGGCCTCGACCATGGCCTCGGCATCGGGGACGGTGGTGGCCAGCGGCTTCTCGCACAGCACGTGCACGCCGCGGCGCGCGGCCTCCAGGACGAGGTCCTTGTGATGGGCGTTGGCGCTGGTCACGACGATCGCGTCGGGGCCCTCGGGCCAGGCGTTCCAGGCCTCCTCGTAGGAGGGGACCACGCGCACCCCGCGCACGTCGCCGAAGCCGTCGGGGTCGGCGACCACGAGCTCCACATCGGCCCGGGCCTCGAGCAGGGCGGCGTACGACCCGGCGTGGGTGTGCGCGCAGCTCATCAGGGCGATCCGGAGCGGTGCGGCGGGATCGAGGGGGCGTGCGGTCAGCATGTGATGCTCCGTCCGGTGCGCAGGGACTCGAGGGCGGCGTCGGCGACCTCCACGGCGCGGACGCCGTCGGCCGCATCCACCCGGGCGGGGCCGCCGTCGGAGAGCGCGGTCACGAACTCGACGATCTCGGCGGCGTAGGGGTCGCGCAGGGTGGAGACGTCCGGGAGGAAGCCGTCCCCCGAGGCGTGGCGGGCGGAGGCGACCGCGTCGAACATGATCCCGGGGTCCTTGGTGCTGTCGTACTGCAGCTGCCCGCCGTCGCCGGAGAGGTCGAAGGTGTAGCGGAACTCGGTGCCGGCCGGGCCCCAGAAGCCGCGGCAGTGGGAGATCGCGCCGGAGCGGTGGGTGAGCACCACGTGGGCGGTGCGCACGGCGGGGTCGGAGGCGGCGATCGACTGCTGGGCGTAGACCCGCTCGACGGGGCCCGCGAGCCACAGCGCCTGGTCGATGTCATGGATCATCTGGTCCATGACGATCCCGCCGGAGAGGGCCTCGTCGGCGTACCAGTCGCGGTCCGGCAGGGATCCGGTGCGCTCGAAGCGCAGCACGGCGAGGGATCCCACGGCGCCGGCGTCGATCGCGCGCTTCGCCGCGGCGTACTGCGGGAAGTAGCGCACCACGTGGGCA is part of the Brachybacterium ginsengisoli genome and encodes:
- a CDS encoding GntR family transcriptional regulator; translated protein: MAVRRQVLRAEVEELILQRLLESQWAPGSRLSIDGLARDLEVSPTPVREAMVSLERSGLVEYVALRGYVVAPPLDAAHMTELLDARKVVESAALGRSFRAHDALVADLDEAHRTHAEVLARIGEDGSDDYALLNEHFRADWAFHQVFFAHADNRYLRTMVENLSTYSHRMRQTWSGGPETFDGHIAHHEHGQILDMVRQHHHDGALRALSAHLDGVLARSLSGAEGGAGHGGA
- a CDS encoding Gfo/Idh/MocA family protein, with the protein product MLTARPLDPAAPLRIALMSCAHTHAGSYAALLEARADVELVVADPDGFGDVRGVRVVPSYEEAWNAWPEGPDAIVVTSANAHHKDLVLEAARRGVHVLCEKPLATTVPDAEAMVEACREAGVVLMTAFPVHFSPAVGALRTAVADGALGEVIGLTGTNNGKLPTARDWFTDVALAGGGAMVDHTVHLAEILDSVLGAPATVHATTNRILHADRAGEGAETGGLVTLTYDSGIVATIDCSWSLPNDAATWGGLRLQALGTGGQLQIDAFAQHVGGPGQWLPYGSDLDGELVEAFLAAVRDGRAVDPTGAVGLRTVRVVAAAQESVRTGQPVALAEV
- a CDS encoding Gfo/Idh/MocA family protein yields the protein MAQSSPAAPLRVGVVGTGGISRAHLPGWAELDVELHCYSLEGAEQYAAESGASVHSTLEELLAAVDLVDITAPTPAHPDLVRAALDAGKDVICEKPLALDPAEAQDLLAHAERVGRTLFPAHVVRYFPQYAAAKRAIDAGAVGSLAVLRFERTGSLPDRDWYADEALSGGIVMDQMIHDIDQALWLAGPVERVYAQQSIAASDPAVRTAHVVLTHRSGAISHCRGFWGPAGTEFRYTFDLSGDGGQLQYDSTKDPGIMFDAVASARHASGDGFLPDVSTLRDPYAAEIVEFVTALSDGGPARVDAADGVRAVEVADAALESLRTGRSITC